The Hymenobacter swuensis DY53 genome includes the window TGACGCGGGAACCGATGACGGTAGCAGCCTTCTGGTAGGTGCAGTGAATCACAGCACCGTCCTGAATATTGGTCTGGTCGCCGACGCGGATGCTGTTCACATCACCGCGCACCACGGCATTGAACCACACGGTACAGTCGCGCCCCAGCGTCACGTCGCCCACGATAGTGGCATTTTCGGCCAGGTAGCAGTCAGGGCCAATTTCGGGGTATTTCCCTTGAACGGGTAGGATGAGAGCAGGCATTCAGATGGAGTTGGGGAGTTATGAGACTCTGGAAGTGAGCAGTTATGAGAGCTAGCCTGGGCTGCTTGCGCGGACGAAATGGCAGGTTCGCCATTGCCCCGCTACCGCGTCAGCATGCGTTTCCAGGTGCTTTTTTCCCAGTTGTACTTGAGGGTACTGGGCAGGGCTTGCCAGAAATACTTACTGGTTTCAACGGCAAAGCTGGGCTGCATGTAGCAGTTGATGGTGCAGCCTTCGCACTGCGGCAGCCGGCCTTCCAGCGCGGCCAGCCGCTGCACTTCAGCCGAATTATATAGCGTGTGCAGGCCACCTTCGATAGGGAATTTCTGCTCCCCCAGGTGGTAGCAGGGCAGAACCAGTTCGTTGCTGGGGGAGATGACCAGCGTGGTGCTGGCGGCCCGGCACACCGGTGCCGCTACGTGGTTGCCTCCGTCGCGGCGAAGCTGAATAAATGCTTCGTTGAGGTACACCCCGGGCCGCTTGCCGAAGGCCGAGAGGTAATCCAACTCCTCAGCGGTCAGTTGCTCCCCAGCGGCCACGGCATTGTACTCAAAAGCCGGGTTGAGGATCAGGACCAGCTTGTTGGGTCGGGTGATTTCGTCGTATACCCGCTCCAGATCCTTAAGATTCTCGCGGAATACCGTGAACAGCACATCGGGCCGCTCACCCAGCTCCCGTGCCACCCGAATGCTTTCCAATACGAAATCAAAGCACGCTACGCCCCGCCCCTTGTCGTGCACTTCTTTCTCCGAGGAATCGAGCGAGAAGTGTAGCATATCCACCTTACCACGCAGCCGCTCGGCGTACTTCGGGTATAGCAGGCAGTTGGTGGTAAGCGTCGTGATAAAGCCCATATCATGCGCCAACCCTACAAACTCATGAATCTGGCGGTGCAGCAGTGGCTCGCCGCCCGTAAAGTCCACTACCGATACGCCCAGCCGCTTCAGGTCCCGCAGGTTCTGCTCCACATCGGCCAGGGTGATATACGGCGAGGGTTTCTCCCAGATGTCACAGAAGGAGCACTTGGCATTACACCGGTAGGTAACGTAGTAATTGCACAGAACCGGATGACGAACAAGACGCATAGTTTTTGACTGTTGGCGGATAGCAGCTGCACGCCGCGCCAAAGCTAATAGCTAAAACGCCAGAGCCGGCCGCTTGTTCAGGCTGCGCGACAGAAAGCCTAGTGCGGCAACGTCCCCCAAGCGGTATCCCAGTGCGCAGGCGTAGCCGCCAGGGCCTCCGGAGTAGCCGGGCCATAGTGCTCCAAGTAGTAATTGCAGAAGCCTTTGAGCGGACATCGGGCACAGTCGGGCTTGGCAAAAAAGCAGATTTTCTGGCCGTGCCAATAGTTGTGTTTATGGAAGTTGAGCAGCACCAGAGGGTCTTTAGGTAGCTGTTCCAGCAGCACTTGGTGGGCTTTATCGGCAGAGGCTTTGGGGCCAATCATGCCTACGCGCTGGGCAATCCGGTGAACATGCGTATCCACCGGCAGCACTGGCTTTTGAAAGTTGAACAGCAGCACCAGAGAAGCCGTTTTCAGCCCGATGCCCGGCATATCATTCAGCCATGCCATACCTTTTTCGGTAGGCCAGTCGGCCAGAAAATCCAGCGCAAACTCTCCCCGCTCTGCCTGAATACGGCGCAGTATCTCCTGAATGCGCGGGGCCTGTGTATCGGGCCAGCGGGTGGTCCGGATGGCATGGGCCAGCGCAGCAGTAGGCGCGGCCAGCACTCGGGCCCAGTCGCCGAAAGCCTCCAGCATTCGGTCGTAGGCCAGTTCCTCATCGGCATGCGTAGTGCGGTGCGAGAGAACCGTGGAAATCAGTTCCCGCATAGGCGACCTACGCGGGTTATCCAGGGTGAGCGGTGGGTAAAACTGGTTCAGCAGAACATGATCCTGCCAGGTTTTCTCGGCGGCTGGTGAGTTGTAGGTAATGGACATAGAGGTTATGCAACGGAAGGCACTGGAAACAGTACGGCCCCGCCACCAGACTGGTGACGGGGCCGTCCAAAAATCCTTACTTCCGAAAGATTAGATGGTGCCTTTTTCAGCGGCTTTCTTCAGTTTTTCGTTGGCGAAGATGGCAATTTCTACCCGGCGGTTGGCAACGCGGCCAGCTTCCGTGGAGTTGTCAGCTACGGGCTGCTTCGAGCCGTAGCCGGTTACCGTGAAGCGCGAAGCATCTACGCCCTGCTGCTGGGTATAATTGGCAACTGCCTGCGCCCGACGCTGCGAAAGCGGGTCATTGATAGCATCGGAACCGCTGGTGTCGGTGTGGCCTTCTACGATGACGTTCGTGTCGCCGTATTTGATGAGGGTTTTAGCCAGATCCTGGATGTTTGCTTGAGCAGAAGACGTGAGCGACGAAGAGTTTTTAGCAAACAGCAGGCCCGAGTCGAAAGTAATTTTGATGCCTTCTCCCACGCGCTCTACTTTGGCGCCCGACATTTCTTTCTGCAACTCAGCAGCCTGCTTATCCATGCGGCGGCCGATCAGCGCGCCACCGGCACCACCCACGGCAGCCCCGATAATGGCCCCCTTAGCCGTACCGGATTTGCCCCCTATTACGCGGCCTAGGACTGCGCCACCGGCTGCCCCGCCCAGACCACCTATAACAGCACCTTTAGCGGTTTTGCTCCAGGGTTTCTTGGTAGTAGTCGTTTGGGCTTCAGCATAGTTACTGCCCAGCAGCAGCACCGCCAGCAGCAATGCATACAACGAACGAAGATTTTTCATGGGTTTGGGGAGGGTTAGAGTGTGTTGGTGTGAAGTAAGCAGAAAATGAGGAGTTCAACGGCTCCGGTACAAAACAAGCCTGAAAGATTCGGCTCCGAGCAGCAATTTGCAACCACCTTGCCAAAAACGAAAAAGCAGCCATAAATATTATTAAAAACCTCTTCCCTCTATTTAGAGCAGCATTTTCAGCCTTCCGAAAAGCAGAACAAAATATGTATAAACCAGGCATTTTCTATTGCACCACAGAATAACCGGCGCGTAAAAATCCTGTTTCCGGTGTTGAGTTTGGTTGGCTCGGTCAAGTACCGAAACAAAAAAAGCCACCCCGTTTGGGGTGGCTTTCTTGTAGCGCAGCCAGTTGGCTTACAGCGTGCCTTTTTCGGCAGCCTTCTTCATCTTCTCGTTGGCGAAAATGGCAACTTCTACCCGGCGGTTAGCCTGCTTGCCTTCCACCGTGGTGTTGTCGCCGATGGGCTGGCTGGAGCCGTAGCCCTGCGTCGATACGCGGGCAGCGTCAACCCCTTGCGAGGTGGTGTAGTTAGCCACGGCCTG containing:
- a CDS encoding endonuclease III domain-containing protein, whose protein sequence is MSITYNSPAAEKTWQDHVLLNQFYPPLTLDNPRRSPMRELISTVLSHRTTHADEELAYDRMLEAFGDWARVLAAPTAALAHAIRTTRWPDTQAPRIQEILRRIQAERGEFALDFLADWPTEKGMAWLNDMPGIGLKTASLVLLFNFQKPVLPVDTHVHRIAQRVGMIGPKASADKAHQVLLEQLPKDPLVLLNFHKHNYWHGQKICFFAKPDCARCPLKGFCNYYLEHYGPATPEALAATPAHWDTAWGTLPH
- a CDS encoding gamma carbonic anhydrase family protein, with amino-acid sequence MPALILPVQGKYPEIGPDCYLAENATIVGDVTLGRDCTVWFNAVVRGDVNSIRVGDQTNIQDGAVIHCTYQKAATVIGSRVSIGHKAIVHGCTVEDDVLIGMGAVVMDQAVVGAGCIIAAGAVVLENTQCEPGARAATRNNSGGAPRRQW
- a CDS encoding OmpA family protein codes for the protein MKNLRSLYALLLAVLLLGSNYAEAQTTTTKKPWSKTAKGAVIGGLGGAAGGAVLGRVIGGKSGTAKGAIIGAAVGGAGGALIGRRMDKQAAELQKEMSGAKVERVGEGIKITFDSGLLFAKNSSSLTSSAQANIQDLAKTLIKYGDTNVIVEGHTDTSGSDAINDPLSQRRAQAVANYTQQQGVDASRFTVTGYGSKQPVADNSTEAGRVANRRVEIAIFANEKLKKAAEKGTI
- a CDS encoding radical SAM protein, whose translation is MRLVRHPVLCNYYVTYRCNAKCSFCDIWEKPSPYITLADVEQNLRDLKRLGVSVVDFTGGEPLLHRQIHEFVGLAHDMGFITTLTTNCLLYPKYAERLRGKVDMLHFSLDSSEKEVHDKGRGVACFDFVLESIRVARELGERPDVLFTVFRENLKDLERVYDEITRPNKLVLILNPAFEYNAVAAGEQLTAEELDYLSAFGKRPGVYLNEAFIQLRRDGGNHVAAPVCRAASTTLVISPSNELVLPCYHLGEQKFPIEGGLHTLYNSAEVQRLAALEGRLPQCEGCTINCYMQPSFAVETSKYFWQALPSTLKYNWEKSTWKRMLTR